In the Streptomyces sp. SJL17-4 genome, CGGCGGTGAGCTGTCCCGGGTGATGCTCGCGGTCGAGGTCGTCTTCGCCGGGGTCGACCCGGTGCCGACGTACCTCTTCGACGAGGTCGACGCGGGTGTCGGCGGCAAGGCGGCGGTCGAGATCGGCCGTCGGCTCGCCAAGCTCGCCAGGAGCGCGCAGGTCGTGGTCGTCACCCATCTGCCGCAGGTCGCGGCCTTCGCGGACCGGCAGCTGCTCGTCGAGAAGACCAACGACGGGTCCGTGACCCGGTCCGGTGTCACGGTCCTGGAGGGCGAGGAGCGCGTACGGGAGCTGTCCCGGATGCTCGCCGGCCAGGAGGACTCCGAGACGGCCAGGGCGCACGCGGAGGAGCTGCTGGCGACGGCCCGCGCGGACGGCTGAAGCCGGTCGCAAGGGATCGGCAGGGGTCGGCAGGCGCCGAGGGACCCTGAGGAGCGCCGAGGGAACCGGGGTAGCGCCGAGGGGACCCGGGGGGCGCCGAGGGATCCCGGGGGAGCGCGCGTTCGCCTTGTGCGCTCACCCGAGTGGGTGAACCCGTGGCATGGGTCCCGGAGCCGTACGCCTTCCGTACAGGGGAACGACGCCGATTCGGTGCCGGAACGTGCGTACGGTCGGCGGTACGGGCTGGCATCCTTGGGCGCGTGACACAGCTCCGTACGGTCCAAGTGCTGGGCGGCGGCAGCGCGGGCAGCAGCGCTCACGTCCGATCACTCGCCTCGGGGCTGGTGGCGAGGGGCGTGCGGGTGACCGTGTGCGCCCCGGCCGAACTCGACCGCGTCTACGACTACCTGGGTGCCGGCGCGCACTTCGTGCCGCTGCCGCGCCTCGGCGACCCCGCGACGGTCGCCGCGCTCCGCAACGCCTGCATCGGCGCCGACGTGGTCCACGCGCACGGCCTTGAGGCGTCCGTGCGGGCCGCGCTCGCGCTGTCCGGCGGCGGGAACGGCGACCGCGCCCCGCTCGTGACGACCTGGGACACCCGCAACCAGGTCCACGGGGCGGCGCGGGGCGGGATGCTGCGGCTCCTGGAGCGAAGGACCGTGCGGGCCGCGACCGTTGTCCTCGCCACCTCCTCCGAACTCGTCGACCGGGCCCGTCGCCGCGGGGCCCGGGACGCCCGGCTCGCGCCCGTCACCGTGCCGCCCGCGCGGGGGCCCGTCTGCCTCCACGACGGCAAGGCCCGTGCCGAACTGGGCGCGGTCGACCGGCCCTTGCTGATGGCGGTCGGAGCGCTGGAGCGGGGCCGGGGGTACCGGACGCTGCTCGACGCGGCCCGGTCGTGGCGGGAACTCGATCCGCAGCCGCTGCTCGTCATCGCCGGGGAGGGGAGCGAACGGGCCGCCCTCCAGCGGCGGATCGTGGCCGAGGGGCTGCCCGTGCGGTTGATCGGTCGCCGGGAGGACGTCGCCGAGCTGCTCGCGGCGGCCGACGTGGCGGTGCTGCCCTCGCGGTGGGAGGCACGGTCCCTGCTCGCGCAGGAGGCGCTGCGGCTCGGCGTGCCGCTGGTCGCCACGGCGGTGGGCGGCGTACCGGAGCTCGTCGGTGACGCGGCCGAGCTGGTGCCGTACGGGGACGCGACGGCGCTCGCCGGGGCCGTGCGCGGGCTGATCGAGGACGTGGACCGGCGGATGGACCTCGCGGCCGCGGGGCGGGTGCAGGCGGGGACCTGGCCCACGGAGGACGAGACGGTGGCGCACGTGCTGAGCGTGTACGACGAGTTGGTGGGGCGGTAGGCACCCGCCCCCCGGCGACCGGGGTGTGGGCCCCTACGGCGTGTGGCGGCGTGCCCTCAGGGCCAGGGAGAGGGCCAGGACGGTCTGCGGGTCGTCCAGGTCCGTGCCCAGGAGTTCGGAGATGCGGGCCAGCCGGTTGTAGAGCGTCTGGCGGTTGAGGTGGAGTTCCCGGGCCGTCTCCGCCTTGCGGCCCGCGTGCGCCAGGTACGTCTCCAGGGTCGGCAGGAGCGGGGGGCGGGACGTGCGGTCGTGGTCCCGCAAGGGGCCGATCGCGCGGTCCACGAACGCCGCGAGGACCGTGTCCCCGTGGAAGTGCAGCCGCCACAGCAGCAGGTCGATGTCGAG is a window encoding:
- a CDS encoding glycosyltransferase family 4 protein, which produces MTQLRTVQVLGGGSAGSSAHVRSLASGLVARGVRVTVCAPAELDRVYDYLGAGAHFVPLPRLGDPATVAALRNACIGADVVHAHGLEASVRAALALSGGGNGDRAPLVTTWDTRNQVHGAARGGMLRLLERRTVRAATVVLATSSELVDRARRRGARDARLAPVTVPPARGPVCLHDGKARAELGAVDRPLLMAVGALERGRGYRTLLDAARSWRELDPQPLLVIAGEGSERAALQRRIVAEGLPVRLIGRREDVAELLAAADVAVLPSRWEARSLLAQEALRLGVPLVATAVGGVPELVGDAAELVPYGDATALAGAVRGLIEDVDRRMDLAAAGRVQAGTWPTEDETVAHVLSVYDELVGR